A stretch of DNA from Staphylococcus sp. KG4-3:
GATTGATAAGAAATAATGGTGAAATATTTTATTTTGGGGATGAAAGAATGAATGGAAATGAACAATAATTTAAATAAGCATAAGCAGTTAAAGTATAGTACTCGCTATATGCCAGGTTTAGATGGATTACGAGCAATCGCGGTTATAAGCATTATAATCTATCACTTAAATAAACAATGGTTGACTGGTGGCTTTTTAGGCGTAGATACATTCTTTGTGATTTCCGGTTATTTGATAACTAGCTTATTACTTTTTGAATATGAATCCACAGGTATTATTAATTTAAAACAATTTTGGTTAAGGCGAATTAAAAGATTAATTCCAGCTATGTTGGTAGTTGTGATGGTTGTAACGGTAGCAACTTTAATATTTAAACCTGGTGAAATTGTAAATATTAAACAAGATGGCTTTGCAGCTATTTTTTATGTATCTAATTGGTGGTACATTGCCACAGATGTTAATTATTTCGAACAGTTTGCTTTTATGCCCTTAAAACATTTATGGTCACTTGCAATTGAAGAGCAATTCTACATTGTTTTTCCCACTGTCTTTATTTTTTTACTGCTTACAATAAAGAAATACCGAAATGTGACTTTGATATTTTGGATAGTTTCGCTAATTTCTTTATTGACAATGGTTATTATTGCCCAATCACAAACAGGGCATTCACGTGTCTATTTTGGTACTGATACACGGTTACAGACAATGTTATTAGGAGTAATATTTGCATTTATTTGGCCACCGTTTAAATTAAAGAAAAATCCAAATCATTCATTGAGAACTATCATCGATAGTATAGGTGTGATTGGAATTGTACTTTTATTAATCCTTTTCTTAAAAGTGAATGATAATAGTAATTGGATATATAATGGTGGTTTTTATTTAATTTCAGGATTGACATTACTTGTAATTATTAGTGCAGTACATCCTTCTGGTTATTTTGCCAAAATACTAGGTAATCCATTATTTGTATACATAGGAAAGCGATCCTATAGTTTATATTTATGGCATTTTCCTGTAATTAGCTTTGTACATTCATATTATGTAGATGGCCAATTACCCATTTATGTTTATGTTGTTGATATTATTTTAACTATTGTATTGGCAGAAATATCTTATCGTTATATAGAGACACCGTTTAGAAAACAAGGGATAAAAGTATTTAGTATCTCACGTGTAAATAAACAGACAGTGATTAGAACAATCGTCTTAATTTTATTTTTAATTCCTACTATGTTTGTCTTTACAGGAAGTTTTGACAAACTAGGTAAAAATGATATAAACCATAAAGCGACTTCATATAATACAGATGAAATAGATAAATATTTAGTTAGACCAATTCCAGTTGATGATGTTAATTTTTCAGGGGACTCTGAGTTTAAAAAAGATAAAGATAATGAAGTATATGCAGATTTGAAACCATTATTAATTGGAGATTCTGTAATGGTGGATATTGGAGAAACCTTTAAGATACAAGTTCCTCATGCTAATATTGATGGCCAAGTTGGTAGGAATTTATATGAAGCCATACCTTTAGTAGATCAAAAATATCAAAATTATAATCACAAATCAAATCAAGTTATCTTAGAATTGGGAACAAATGGAGATTTTTCTGAAGAGCAATTAAATGAATTAATTAAAAAATTCGGTGAAGCTCAAGTGTATTTAGTAAATACTCGAGTACCTAGAAGTTATGAAAGTCATGTTAATGAGTTGATGGCGGATGCTGCCAAAAAATATGATAATGTTACTTTAATCGATTGGCATAAACGTTCTGAAGGTCATTCAGAATATTTTGCACCAGATGGTATTCATTTAGAAGCAAAAGGTGTAAAAGCACTAGCAGATGAAATATTAAAACATATTACCAAAAATCTAAATAGATAAAAAACATAATAATGTTTGAAGTTTTTGTTTCTATTATAATCTAAAATTGAGGGAAATAGATCGCATGTAGGCGTTAATGATATTATAAATCAAAGTTTAGAATCTAAAAACGTATGCTAAGAAAGCACTTATTTTCTTAGCATACGTTTTTTTATAATTTAACATTTTTAAGAGGGGCGCACAGTGACTTCGTTAACATTAACATGCTTTGGTTGAGAAATAGCATAGGATACAGCGTTAGCAATATCTATAGGTTTTAATTTTTTTCTGTTTTCTTCAAAGGGGCTTTTCGAACTGAGTTCCGTTTCCACCATACCTGGTGATATATTTGTTACACGTACACCTGTATTAGCTAGTTCTTTTTCTAAACCAATAGAAATAGCTCGTACAGAGAATTTTGTAGCACAATAAACAGATAAACGTTCAATAACTTCAAATCCTGACTCGGAACAAATATTGACAATATGACCTTTTTGATTATTGACCATATTTCCAACTACCGAATTTACACCGTAAAGCAAAC
This window harbors:
- a CDS encoding acyltransferase family protein → MNNNLNKHKQLKYSTRYMPGLDGLRAIAVISIIIYHLNKQWLTGGFLGVDTFFVISGYLITSLLLFEYESTGIINLKQFWLRRIKRLIPAMLVVVMVVTVATLIFKPGEIVNIKQDGFAAIFYVSNWWYIATDVNYFEQFAFMPLKHLWSLAIEEQFYIVFPTVFIFLLLTIKKYRNVTLIFWIVSLISLLTMVIIAQSQTGHSRVYFGTDTRLQTMLLGVIFAFIWPPFKLKKNPNHSLRTIIDSIGVIGIVLLLILFLKVNDNSNWIYNGGFYLISGLTLLVIISAVHPSGYFAKILGNPLFVYIGKRSYSLYLWHFPVISFVHSYYVDGQLPIYVYVVDIILTIVLAEISYRYIETPFRKQGIKVFSISRVNKQTVIRTIVLILFLIPTMFVFTGSFDKLGKNDINHKATSYNTDEIDKYLVRPIPVDDVNFSGDSEFKKDKDNEVYADLKPLLIGDSVMVDIGETFKIQVPHANIDGQVGRNLYEAIPLVDQKYQNYNHKSNQVILELGTNGDFSEEQLNELIKKFGEAQVYLVNTRVPRSYESHVNELMADAAKKYDNVTLIDWHKRSEGHSEYFAPDGIHLEAKGVKALADEILKHITKNLNR
- a CDS encoding SDR family oxidoreductase; protein product: MTGATSGIGKAITQNLLQMNMNVVAVARNQDKLNSLATELNNDSTLLTIQADVSNKKEVEFVVKQAETRFETVDVLVNNAGKMGSSRVLDGSVSDWEDMIDINIKGLLYGVNSVVGNMVNNQKGHIVNICSESGFEVIERLSVYCATKFSVRAISIGLEKELANTGVRVTNISPGMVETELSSKSPFEENRKKLKPIDIANAVSYAISQPKHVNVNEVTVRPS